The genome window TATCATGCTGGTGTGCGTTCTCTCGATTATTGTGCGATCGCTAAGGCCTGTGGCTGGGATGCAAAGTGGCTGCAACCCGACCTTGCTAATTTAGATGATATTCTGATTAGAGCTGGCGAGATTGGGCGTCCTTCTCTACTGATTGAAGTACCGGTTGATGCGCATCAACGGTTGGGGAGTAATCCACGTCTACGGAATCTTTAAGGAGGGGTTATGTCACTTACGCTGCTTGAGAAGATTGACTCGTGTTATCTGGCCTTGAACGGTGCTTTATTGCCTTCTCCTGCTGGTTTGGTCGACCGTTATCGATGGCTACATGAACAGGCGCCGTATAGCGTGTTGGCGCAAGGAACAGGGGACGATCCTCACTTTATTTATGCCAATCGCTTTGCGCTCGACTGCTTCGGGTATAGCAAAGCAGAGATGCTGGCACTACCTTCTCGGCTGAGCGCTGAGGCCTCTTTGCAGCCAGCGCGGCAGCAGTTTCTTGAGAGCGTGTCTCAGCGGGGGATTGCCTATGGCTACACGGGAATCCGGGTCAGGGAAAACGGGCAGACGTTTCCGATTTATGGTGGTGTGGTCTGGCAGTTACGCCATCAGGATGGTGCATCATGGGGAATGGCGGCGCTATTCTGGCGTGAGGAACATCAGCGCCCGGATTGGTTCAGACCTGAATAAGAAATCAGCGTGGATGAGGCCTCATTCCGTCGAACGGTAGCAATTGAATATCATTTTTCGCTGACATGAGTGAAAATCCCGATCGGATTTATGTGTGATGCAGTGTGAAAGAATTCGTTATTAAACTGTTATGCTTTCACAAAAAAATAACCAGGCTATTTCTTATTGATAATATTATTGGTGAATTATTATTCGCTTGTCTCGTGAGGAATATAAATTTCGGATACGTTAGAGAATCTGGTTTTCAATTATTGAATAAAAGTTTCACAAAAAAACAACGCATGATTTCTTATTTTCATTTTTATAAAAATTAAAACCGCGTTCCTAATAACAAAATAACCTAGAGAGATTATCCGATAGACCAATTAACATCTTTATAAGTGCGTAATACCTATGTAAGAATATAACCTTTAATGGTTAGATTGGTAAAAAAATGAACTTTTTTGAACAAACATCTCCATCTCGGAGACGCTATGGATTAGCTGCTTTTATTGGTTTGATTGCAGGTATTGTTTCATCTTTTGTTAAGTGGGGCGCGGAAAATCCGCTTCCTCCACGTAGCCCTACTGATATGTTTACCGGTGCTTGCGCCCCTGAATCACTGATTAGAGCTGCCGAGCAAATTGATTGCTCTCGTAATTTTCTTAACCCTCCCTACATTTTTTTACGCGATTGGCTTGGCGTTGTTGACCCTAATGCGGCTGTTTATACCTTTGCCGGCCACGTATTCAATTGGGTTGGTGTGACGCATATTATTTTCTCTATTGTTTTTGCCGTAGGTTACTGCGTTGTTGCAGAAGTATTTCCTAAAATAAAATTATGGCAAGGTTTGCTGGCTGGTGCGCTGGCTCAATTATTTGTCCACATGATTTCATTCCCATTGATGGGGCTTACGCCATCTCTGTTTGTTCTCCCTTGGTATGAACATGTCTCAGAAATCGTGGGTCACCTAATTTGGTTCTGGTCTATTGAAATTATTCGTCGCGACTTGCGTAATCGAATGACTCATGAGCCGGATCCAGAGATTCCTTTGAATGCTTCACGATAGGCTGTGATTTTATTTTAGATAATGTGAAAGAGTGCGATGCTTATTATTTTAGTGTTGCGCTATTAATTATCAGAAAAATAAGTTAGCGGTGACATAAATTAGCCGTAAACATTGAGGTCTATCCAACGCCTTGAGGCTCTCTCAGGGCGTTTTCATTTCCCTAACCATAAAACGCCTTCGATGGAGAAATGATGGATTCAGGCAGAGGCATAGGTAAAAACAGAAAGTGTCATCTATTCTGTTTCATCGGTCCAAACGTCTTCATATCCTGCTCGATCGATGATGAACTTCGTCCCTTCGGGTAAAAAGAGATACGGTACGACTTCAGGCAACGTGTCTTCTAAGTGGCTGGTGTGAAGGGCCTGATAAAAACCACTCTCGGATGAATACTCGCCACAGTGGATAAACCAGCTTATCGTGCCATTTTCTGGCAATGCGATCCGGGTTCCGTAAATGGGCGAGCTTTGTAAGGTATCTAGCGCAATCGCAACCATTTCTTCTGGAGGATGCTGCGGTAATTGGTACTTATCGCAGGTCTGCTTCTGTCGTGCATTGGGTAGGGTTCGATCTGCTTTTTGCATGATTAGGTCCGCTGTCGTTTTTCGTGCATGCCGGAATGTTCGAAAATACGTTATTTCACCTGAGGGGCTAGCCGTGGGCACCTAGCTATCCAGCCACCAATTTAAAAGCGTTTCGTCTTCATCGTCATCGATATTCTTATAAATGTTCGCGAAGTACCATTGAATGCCTGTTTTTTCGCGAAAGGCGTCGAAAACATCGGCAATCCTATCCATCCCATTTCTGGCAGGCACTGCCAATGATAAGTTGCCCTGATATACGCCGTCTAATGTTCCATTGAGCTGGCTACCCACCTCCTTTTCTAAACTGGCGATATCTTCAGGGGGAAGATAATCGGCATAGATATGAATGCAAAAATTACCGCCCCTGCGCAGCACTTCTGGATGGGCATGTTTATCGTTAATTCGGAAGATATCCCCGCGTGCTAAATTTAACGCAAGGCCGGGAGAAGACAGCAATTCGTAAGTGTCTTTCTCGATTTCTCTGACGGGTAGCACTTCAAAAGTTGGTCCATCGTTATCTGCTACATAGACACGAATTAACATAGGTGAGTGGTTACCACTATTTGAGTCGGTGAAGTAAAATAATGTCCCGATGTTAGCCCAAAAAGAGGCTTGCGTGTCTTTTTTCCGTAAGCACGTTTCACGAGCAGTAGACTTCGGCTATGACCGAGAGACGCGTGTTGATGTATCAATAAATATTTCCCGAAGCGAGGCTTCAATTTCGCCAGGGGTTCCCAATTGTGGCTCGATTCCTATCTCAATGGTTTTTATCTTTTGGCACCAGTTCGTTGTACTTGAGCACGTAAAAATGATGTTGTTTGTCGTAACCAAAACAGCATCAATACCGCCATATCCCGCTACGTTTGGGTTGCCTATCTCAACATAATAGGTGTCTTGACCCAGTTCTTCGTCTTGCTCATCAGGTTCTTCCGCTCGTTGCAAAATGAGAAAATGCTGTGGATCATCTGCACTGTCTGCGAACCCAATCGTCGAAACGCCCTCTTCAGAGGACGAATCATAATAGGTTGCTGGAAATATCACGTTCATGGGTTTCTCCTACCGTTTTCCCTGTGAGGATGAGAAGTTTATCTTTCATCCACATTGCGTTTGGCGAGTCTGGTGACACTTTCATCCGTATTCGACAGCAGTCTTTCCAGAATTTCAACGGGTGTTTCCCTGTTTGTGGTGCTGCGCGTTGACAGTCGCCGAGGTGATGAAATCATTTTTTCCACTATCTGTGGCAATATCGGTATCAGAATAGATAACGATTGATAGAAAAAAGAGTGAATAGGGCGGCTCATGAAAAAAGCGATGATGTTGCTTGATATGCCAATCGTGAATTCGACACTTGGCGATCTCAGAAAACAATTTCAGGAGTTTGATGCAACCGTTTCGTACCAGATTTACCTGACGTGCTGTGATGCGGTAGAGGAATGGAAGTTTTCTGATGGCGACTATTTTGGGCACTTACCTTACAGCGATGAACGTATGGGATTTTCGTCCCCCCGACTGATGAAAAGGAAATATGCCAATGTCGATGAAGCGCGTTGGCTGGGGAAATATTGCGCCGGTTTCTCTGGCGGTCGCCATGTTATTACGATCTCTCCGGGACAGAAGAGCGTTCAAGCGATTCAGGGAACCCTATATAACCGCACTGGCGATGTGTTAGAGATTGCCACTTTGGGTTTTAAGGGAATAGATCGCCCAGAAAGTGCTGAGTCAACATTGCTTGGTTTAGGGAGAATGCTACAACTTGATGATAATGCGAGGATTTATATCGGCGTTGGCATGAGAGAGGCTTTTGCCGTATTTCTTTACCAGTATTCCTCTTCTGGTCGCGTTTTATCCGGTCGAGCCTTTTCCAAAGGATGGCCTGATGAGGATGAATGGTTCTGTCACTACGATAATGACGGGAAACTTATTGAAATAATGTCAGGTGATGTGCCCGTTTGGCGGAAGAAATAAGCCATTTTAAATGGGCTGTTGCTATCGATAATGAAGACGAGAAATGCTGATGTACGATGAATTGATTTTTACCCATGAATCCCATGCGCCTCATGATGCTTATGTCGGCGGTGGGGCTTATTTACCCAGTGAGATATCCTGGCCATTCTCTGCTGATGGAGTCTCCCTCACTCATCTGGCATCTTTTCCCGGAGCGTGGTTTTCATCGTCATTCGTCCCGAAGCACTATTGGATATCTGTATTTATCCCTTACTTGCCGGGAGAGGTTTTTCATTACCGGAAACTTCGTGCGATTGATGGTGATTCTGGGGCGATGGTATTGGGTTATATTCGATCTGAAGAGGAGCGAAACGAAGCCGCTAATCCAATTATCGATCGCGGAAGCATCCATATATCAAGAGGTGCTGATTCAGATGATGAAGAAAATTTAGCCTCCAAACTGGACGGCGTTGATGCCTGGCTACAAGGGCCTATCACATCAAATATAGGGAGGAGAAGACTCTCCATTTATGGAGGCGATCTAGATGCTGCGCTGCCGCGTTATAAAGGAATACTCTCAGATGGTATGGGCTATCTCTTTTTAGATGAGCGTTTCTGGGATAAAACAGCAAATTCGTGTGGCCGATTTTTTCTACAACTTGGCTAACGCCCTGACCAAAATACGAGACGTTTTAATAAGCGAGGAACGATGGGCAGAATACGTGTCATCGGCACATCGATAGAGGTGATTCAAGCCGCAGAACGTGAGCTAGGCCGTAAGTTACCTCTCTCTTTTTCGGACTGGCTTCTGGTGAATAATGGAAGAGCGCTTGGAGCATTAACGATATTTCCAGTATTTGATTCTCGCGACCCGAGAAAAACATGGGAATCAATCGTTCGTCATTTTAAAGAAGGCTGGCAGGCGTGGCTGAGCAATTTTTCCGATACAACACAGGATTTTTCGACTCTTCTGCCTTTTGCGGAGTGTGGTACGGGCGATTATTACTGTTTTGATTACGCCGTATTAGGGAACGCAGGGGAGCCGATTCTTGTTTTATGGTCACATGAAACGGGAGAAGCAACCCAGCAGGCAGATAATTTTGGCGCGTTTCTGACGATGTCTGAGCGGATTGAGTAATGTGTTGAGGTTATAGTTAGGTTCTCGCCTTTTTTTACATTCAGGGTGGGGATCAAAAGTGATGTCTCGGAGTGGGGAGAAAGCCGTATAAAATAGTAAACAGGTTAACTGTGCTTTAACGAAAAGCCTCGCTCAGTTCTACTTCGTCTTCGGTATCCCCATCTTCAAAGCATTTGAAAGATTTCCCGCTTAGCGTTTCTCGCATGAGTGCGTACAGATCGACAGATTTAACGTTAACCTGTAACCACAGTGAGCCATCGTCTTCATCGATCAGACGGATGTCATATTCAGCGCGATTGTTGAGGGATTTGTCTTTCAAATAGACATCACCGTTTTCGGCGCGAATGCAGGCCTCACTGCGTTTAATCGTACTTATTACATGTTGAGCAGTCGAGGCATCATCAAAGACTAATTTGTATTCATAGCTCATGTTCTGAGTGCCCGCAGTTAGGTTCAACTATCTTCATCAGAGCCCTGCCTCAATATTCTTGCCATTCTGGATACGCCATTTATTTTTACCTAAATATCAGGCAGGTCGATATTATTTTGGGAAAGAATCATGGCTATTTTTCCTATAAACTCAACTGGAAGCGTTGTTGGTGTTCCATACATATCCACGATTCCGACCTCTACCGTGGTATCAACAAGGTAAGAGAATGCTTCAATATCCTGAGGTGAAATCGACAGGGTAAGATCTTGCGGTATATCATCTCCCCGGCCATTTAGCGGCAGCAACGCGCCTTTTCTTTCCCATTCAACCAGCCTGCCACTCTCAGGGTAACGATTAAGGTGAACTGTCAACGCGTCGATCGCGGGGTGTTGAATCAATTTTGCGTGGCAATAAGCCTGCAAACAGGCGGAGGCATAGCGTTGCAACTCTCTCGGGGAAAGCCTGGCTATTTTGTTAAAAACGTCTGACATCCTCATTTCCCCTTGGCTATTCCCACAACGTTCAAATTAAACGTTTCTGGCGATAAATTGCAAACTGAACGGTGTAAGACTTATTTCGCGTGTATTAACGGAAGGCTATCTGGCCTAACGATCGGTGATGCGTACTGTTCAAACGTTTCTTTCATTAGGCATGATAAAAAAGCCGCGGTCTTGGAAAAGTCATAGTCTTGGAAAAGTCATGATCTTGGAAAGGTTATAGTTCGTCACCGACTATCTGCCCTGAAATAGCCAAGTTAAGCGTCTCAGTGAATGATGGTGCAATTGGCTTAATCTCTCTTGGGTCAAGATCGCCAACGTTCACGCTCGCGAATGTCGGTATCTCTGTGAAGCGATGATCGAGTAAAAAACAGATTGATCCGCCGTCTGAACCAATGGCGAGAACCTTATCGCCTAAATAGTGATTAATTTTATAATCCAGATTTGCGCTCACAATCTGTGTTGACGGCCATAGCGATAGATAAACATGTGAAATTTTCCCTTCTCCGCCATCAGACCATTTCATGAATTCTTTATAATCAGGAGGTAAAACCAGCTTCGTACTGCTTTCGATAACATCCCACACCGCGTCAGATGCCCCCATACGGCAATGCCAATGCGGCGTAATGGAAAGGATACACTGTGCGATGTTCATTTATTATCCATAGAATAGTTCACCCAAAAGGGGCGGCCGCCAATATAGGGATGATCCTTATCAGGATTGCCTTCTACAAAAACCAACTCATTGAACATCGTTATTCCCTCGTCTTCCCAATGGCATTAACCAGCAAGACTATCATTGATATAGCTATTGAGTTCTGGATATTCATCCAAAAACTCATTACTGCGAATGAAGTCGTCTAGTGACTTATATTTTTTGGCCGCGAAAATGATAGCATTGATTTTTCCATCGTTTTCAGAATTGATAATCCGCCCGATTATCATCAATGGCTACTCCTCGCCAAGGATCGGTCATTCGTATTGTTCAAGTTCTTCTTTAATGGCGTGCAATAAGGCTGTTGGGGGGATGAAAAAACCGTGTTCACTTGGCGTGGGGAAAATTTGACATATTCTGCCATCGTTCTGCATTCCTGGAAGCCAATGCGATAGAAATGCGTTTAGCTCAATTGCTTTTGCTGTGAATCCCGCCCATTCACCATGAGCGCACAGTGTGGCAAAACTTTCCTCAGGCCAGAAGGGAATAGCCAGATTCTGACCGGATATCGCGGTTGCCCAGCCCTCATTAAATAATCCCCAGATAACTTCAAAATCAGTAATCTTACGGATAAAGTAATCACACCTTTCTTGCGAGTCTAAACGATAAATATTTTCAATTTTTTTAGGGTGCGCGCTCATCATTATTTAAAT of Pectobacterium carotovorum contains these proteins:
- a CDS encoding SMI1/KNR4 family protein, with product MNIAQCILSITPHWHCRMGASDAVWDVIESSTKLVLPPDYKEFMKWSDGGEGKISHVYLSLWPSTQIVSANLDYKINHYLGDKVLAIGSDGGSICFLLDHRFTEIPTFASVNVGDLDPREIKPIAPSFTETLNLAISGQIVGDEL
- a CDS encoding DUF4265 domain-containing protein, which translates into the protein MLIRVYVADNDGPTFEVLPVREIEKDTYELLSSPGLALNLARGDIFRINDKHAHPEVLRRGGNFCIHIYADYLPPEDIASLEKEVGSQLNGTLDGVYQGNLSLAVPARNGMDRIADVFDAFREKTGIQWYFANIYKNIDDDEDETLLNWWLDS
- a CDS encoding YagU family protein, encoding MNFFEQTSPSRRRYGLAAFIGLIAGIVSSFVKWGAENPLPPRSPTDMFTGACAPESLIRAAEQIDCSRNFLNPPYIFLRDWLGVVDPNAAVYTFAGHVFNWVGVTHIIFSIVFAVGYCVVAEVFPKIKLWQGLLAGALAQLFVHMISFPLMGLTPSLFVLPWYEHVSEIVGHLIWFWSIEIIRRDLRNRMTHEPDPEIPLNASR
- a CDS encoding Imm10 family immunity protein, whose amino-acid sequence is MNVIFPATYYDSSSEEGVSTIGFADSADDPQHFLILQRAEEPDEQDEELGQDTYYVEIGNPNVAGYGGIDAVLVTTNNIIFTCSSTTNWCQKIKTIEIGIEPQLGTPGEIEASLREIFIDTSTRVSRS
- a CDS encoding SMI1/KNR4 family protein, whose product is MGRIRVIGTSIEVIQAAERELGRKLPLSFSDWLLVNNGRALGALTIFPVFDSRDPRKTWESIVRHFKEGWQAWLSNFSDTTQDFSTLLPFAECGTGDYYCFDYAVLGNAGEPILVLWSHETGEATQQADNFGAFLTMSERIE
- a CDS encoding MEKHLA domain-containing protein; protein product: MSLTLLEKIDSCYLALNGALLPSPAGLVDRYRWLHEQAPYSVLAQGTGDDPHFIYANRFALDCFGYSKAEMLALPSRLSAEASLQPARQQFLESVSQRGIAYGYTGIRVRENGQTFPIYGGVVWQLRHQDGASWGMAALFWREEHQRPDWFRPE
- a CDS encoding DUF2750 domain-containing protein, whose translation is MMSAHPKKIENIYRLDSQERCDYFIRKITDFEVIWGLFNEGWATAISGQNLAIPFWPEESFATLCAHGEWAGFTAKAIELNAFLSHWLPGMQNDGRICQIFPTPSEHGFFIPPTALLHAIKEELEQYE